TAATCTCTTTGCTTGCGCTGGTTGGCTTCTTTTCACTATTGTTGGCAAGGGAATCGTTAAACAAGATTATTACAAATCTTGTAAGTTTTGCCGCAGGGGCTCTTATTGGAGGAGCATTTTTTCATCTTTTACCTGAAAGCATCGTGCAGGGTGGACCTACATTTCCCATGGTCGTGACCGGTATTGCTATCTTTTTCGCGATCGAGACTTTCCTCTATGCAGCATATCATCGACATACCGGGCACATGACCCATCGCCATGATAGTAGACATCATATTAGGCCGGTTGGAATATTAAGCCTAATAGGCGATGGCGTGCACAACATAATCGATGGCATTATTGTTGCTTCAAGCTTCCTCGTTAGCATAGACCTTGGAATAGTCACAGCGCTTGCTGCCGCACTGCATGAGATTCCTCAAGAAATTGGAGATTTCGCGATTCTTATATATTCGGGATATAGCAGAACAAAAGCCTTGATTCTCAACTATATTGCCGCTCTCACAATCTTTGTAGGAGCAATAGGTTTTTATATTTTTTCTGAGCTGGTTACAGGCTTGGTTAAGTACACGATCCCTTTTGCAGCAGGGGGATTTATCTATATAGCAATGGTGGATTTGCTGGGGGAAATAAGAGAAATGGGCACTCTCAGTCAAAAGGTTTTACAATTTTTGATATTTGTTTCAGGTATTGTCCTACTGTGGGCAGCCAAAGCGTTAGAAGTTTAAAGATTGGCACTTTGCTGAGGGCTGGCTAGAAGGAAACACAAAATTAAGAGCCCTAGAGTTGGCGCCAAATGCAATAAAGATATACCAAATGTAATAAAGATATTTAAAGGTCTCTTTAAAATGAGAAAAAACTAATCCTCTGAAGGCTCAAATCTATCCTCAAATTTTTCCATAAGCTGTGGCATTGTTGTATACTCCATCTCTTCTAGACCGAGCCTGTGCGGCTCGAATGGTCCCATTAGCCTTATAAATTCAGTGATTTCGTTGCATTTTCTGCGAGCCTCATCATATGCTGGGTCATCGAATAAATCTCTTGGCCCTATAAACTCCCCATCTGCTAGCTGAAAACCGTAGGCTACAACCCTTGGAGGCCCATCAAACCGGGTGGGGCGGGCTTTGTTGAACGAGCAAGGCATAAGAGGGCCGTGGTGTGATCCTCTCATCCAGCCGGCAACAAGGTAAGGTGTGGCAAACGGCTCTAGTATTTCTCCTACCGCCGGCAAACCGCTCTGCGCACGCACTATCATTACAGGGTCATCTTTGCCCACGTATCTGCCGGCAATTAAACTAAGGCGTTGCGTTGATGTTGACGCGCATATCATATTATCGATATTTCTAAAAACATGCTTAATGACAAACCTGCTGGGTGCCCCAATAAACATAAGAGTTGCATAGTAGTCGTTAGGGCAGGAGAGTAAAAGCTTTCTCTTTTTAATCAAGTCATGGACTTCAAACGTAAAGCCATCTGTCATTTTAGGGTCGATAACAAGGCCGGCTGTATTAAACGGGTCGGCAAACATTTTAAAAAGAGGGTAGTTCCAGGCTCCCGGCTCTGTTTTATCTGCAAGAAAGCAGATTATCGGCTCACTAGGCCTCTCCTCAATTTCCATTTCTGCAACACCAGGCCCCAGCCCCCTAACAGTTCCAGTGAACGCTTCAGATAAAAGGTCCTGGCCTGCGCCATACTGTTTATATTTCTTGGCCACCTCAGTCATGGCCTCAAAAGTATCCCAGGCAAATTTATGTATGGGTTCTGCATCCACACCCTTGTTGTGGGTCATAATAAGCGAGGTGTCGTCTCCTACTTTACCGACATGATAATCGATAAGAAGGCCATCTGCTTTGGCCAGGGCAAGTCTTTCCCTGGCTATTTCAGTTAGAGCAGGATGGACATCGCCGTGGCCGACGTATCCACCGACATCTGCCTTAATAATGCTAATCGTAATTTTCCCGGCCATAAATCCTCCCAAAATTTCTGCTAACAAACTATCACTGTAATTTTGCTTATTAAAATAAATACATTAAACTTTTACCCTTCTTTTAATAGAATAAATATACGATGGAGATAACCTGAGCGATGACTAAGAGAGCATCTGGTGCACGTTAGGAACTGCTTAAAATTAATGTGGTAACTGGATTTTCAATTTGGCTACGGAAGAATTGGCTGTTAGCTATTGGCTGTTGCTATACGTTATATTTACGGCGATAGTTGGTCAGCTATATTGGAGGCAAGTTAGGAGAAGGCCTAAACCGTGGCAAATCCGAACCATGGCAAATTCTCCTGAGCGATTTGGGTAGAAGATATCATAGAAACCTGGAGGATACCATGGAAAAACAGAAAAAACGCCAGGAGCCAAAACAAACCCAGGAGCCACGCGAGGGTGAGCATGAAGGGCTTGGCAAGCCGGAAAAACGCTCCAAACGCTCCAGGCTGTCGGAGTATATCGTTTCCATAGTTGTAAACTTAATCTTGCTCTTTGTCTTTAACAATCTGCTTAAATGGCATGTGCCGTTTTTAACGAGAGATTTTGTCGTTCCTCTAACAATTTTAAACATCTCGATAACTGCCACTATAGCGGCCAATCTTGTTTTTATATTTTATGACCCCGCCTGGTTTTTAGCCGGTATTCGAGCAATCCTAAATATTATTGGAGCTATCTTTGTATACATCCTATATACCACTTTCCCCTTTGATTTTTCTTCTCTAGCTAGCGAAGGGCTGGTCACCATACTTGTAAGGGTTGTGTTGATCCTCGGTCTGGTGGGTACGGTGGTTGGCACTGTGGTTGAACTAACTAAGTTTATCAGAGCAATTGCAAAAATCTAAGAGATTTTATAAATCTACCTTTGTAAAGCGAGCGATATGAAAAATCTTGTGGTATAATCTAGTATTATAGTAGGAATTGGTAATATAAGTATTACTAATAGTTTTAATAAGGCTTAACTTAAGACTGTTTGGTCTGGAGGTCTGCATATGGATAGCAACGCAAGGTTAGTAAGCGTGAGTAGCTGATGTGATACAGTAGGTGCCGGGGAGCACCAGCCAGTTACCCAGTCGCTTAGCAACGAAGACAAATCTGGTGCAAACACTGAAAACTGCATGATTTGTGGTTCTTCGCTTGAATACCTGGAACAAGCCTGCCAAGTAATCTGCACTTATTGCGGCCGGATGGACTCGGGCTATATCATCTGCCCTCAAAAACATTATGTATGCAACGATTGTCATAACAAAGGGTCCATCGAGGCCATCGAGCGCGTTACTGTAACTACTAAATCAAAGGACCCTCAGGAAATAGCCGAAATCATGATGGGCCACCCCGGGCTTCCTATGCTTGGCTGCCAGCATGCATATATTGCTGCCGGAGCCCTTCTTGCAGCCATAAGAAACGAAGGGTCGTATAAAATTGCAGACAGCGATATAAAGGAGGCTTTTGGCCGTCTTGATAAGCAGGCTATAGGGGGTTTTTGCGGGCTTACGGGCATATGCAGTGTCGCACCCGCGATAGGGGTGGTATTTTCAATTCTGCTTGGCTCAAAATGCGGTATGGCTGAGGAGCAGCATGTCACGATGGATGCAGCCGCCAGAGCATCGCAAATTATCGCAGATTTGACGGGTCCGAGTTGCTGTAAGGCATATGTGAGAGCTTGTTTATCGATGGCAGTCGGGCTACTTAAAGATAAATTCGGCCTGGCTCTTTCAGCTACAAATCCGACCAAACCGTGTACATACGTTGATAAGCATCCGCATGGCTGTAGGCTTGAGAAATGCCCCTATTTTGGCAACGTTGTCAGGTG
The nucleotide sequence above comes from Bacillota bacterium. Encoded proteins:
- a CDS encoding ZIP family metal transporter, which codes for MSSLVYIFIACFIISLLALVGFFSLLLARESLNKIITNLVSFAAGALIGGAFFHLLPESIVQGGPTFPMVVTGIAIFFAIETFLYAAYHRHTGHMTHRHDSRHHIRPVGILSLIGDGVHNIIDGIIVASSFLVSIDLGIVTALAAALHEIPQEIGDFAILIYSGYSRTKALILNYIAALTIFVGAIGFYIFSELVTGLVKYTIPFAAGGFIYIAMVDLLGEIREMGTLSQKVLQFLIFVSGIVLLWAAKALEV
- a CDS encoding fructose-1,6-bisphosphatase; protein product: MAGKITISIIKADVGGYVGHGDVHPALTEIARERLALAKADGLLIDYHVGKVGDDTSLIMTHNKGVDAEPIHKFAWDTFEAMTEVAKKYKQYGAGQDLLSEAFTGTVRGLGPGVAEMEIEERPSEPIICFLADKTEPGAWNYPLFKMFADPFNTAGLVIDPKMTDGFTFEVHDLIKKRKLLLSCPNDYYATLMFIGAPSRFVIKHVFRNIDNMICASTSTQRLSLIAGRYVGKDDPVMIVRAQSGLPAVGEILEPFATPYLVAGWMRGSHHGPLMPCSFNKARPTRFDGPPRVVAYGFQLADGEFIGPRDLFDDPAYDEARRKCNEITEFIRLMGPFEPHRLGLEEMEYTTMPQLMEKFEDRFEPSED